A single Nomascus leucogenys isolate Asia chromosome 14, Asia_NLE_v1, whole genome shotgun sequence DNA region contains:
- the FBXO41 gene encoding F-box only protein 41, translating into MASLDLPYRCPRCGEHKRFRSLSSLRAHLEYSHTYETLYILSKTNSICDGAAAAAAAAAAASGFPLAPEPAALLAVPGARREVFESTSFQGKEQAAGPSPAAPHLLHHHHHHAPLAHFPGDLVPASLPCEELAEPGLVPTAAARYALREIEIPLGELFARKSVASSACSTPPPGPGPGPCPGPASASPASPSPADVAYEEGLARLKIRALEKLEVDRRLERLSEEVEQKIAGQVGRLQAELERKAAELETARQESARLGREKEELEERASELSRQVDVSVELLASLKQDLVHKEQELSRKQQEVVQIDQFLKETAAREASAKLRLQQFIEELLERADRAERQLQVISSSCGSTPSASLGRGGGGGGAGPNARGPGRMREHHAGPAVPNTYAVSRHGSSPSTGASSRVPAASQSSGCYDSDSLELPRPEEGAPEDSGPGGLGTRAQAANGGSERSQPPRSSGLRRQAIQNWQRRPRRHSTEGEEGDVSDVGSRTTESEAEGPLDAPRPGPAMAGPLSSCRLSARPEGGSGRGRRAERGSPSRSNEVISPEILKMRAALFCIFTYLDTRTLLHAAEVCRDWRFVARHPAVWTRVLLENARVCSKFLAMLAQWCTQAHSLTLQNLKPRQRGKKESKEEYARSTRGCLEAGLESLLKAAGGNLLILRISHCPNILTDRSLWLASCYCRALQAVTYRSATDPVGHEVIWALGAGCREIVSLQVAPLHPCQQPTRFSNRCLQMIGRCWPHLRALGVGGAGCGVQGLASLARNCMRLQVLELDHVSEITQEVAAEVCREGLKGLEMLVLTATPVTPKALLHFNSICRNLKSIVVQIGIADYFKEPSSPEAQKLFEDMVTKLQALRRRPGFSKILHIKVEGGC; encoded by the exons ATGGCCTCGCTGGACCTGCCGTACCGCTGCCCCCGCTGCGGGGAGCACAAGCGCTTCCGGAGCCTGTCGTCGCTGCGCGCGCACCTGGAGTACAGCCACACCTACGAGACGCTCTACATCCTCTCCAAGACTAACAGCATCTGCGacggcgccgccgccgccgcggccgcCGCGGCGGCCGCCTCGGGCTTCCCGCTAGCTCCCGAGCCCGCCGCCCTGCTGGCCGTGCCCGGCGCCCGGCGAGAGGTCTTCGAGAGCACGTCCTTCCAAGGCAAGGAGCAGGCGGCCGGGCCGTCGCCTGCGGCGCCGCACCTgcttcaccaccaccatcaccacgcGCCCCTCGCCCACTTCCCCGGCGACCTGGTGCCCGCTAGCCTGCCTTGTGAGGAGTTGGCCGAGCCGGGCCTCGTGCCCACCGCCGCAGCGCGCTATGCGCTGCGCGAGATCGAGATCCCGCTGGGGGAGCTGTTCGCCCGCAAGTCCGTGGCGTCCTCGGCGTGCTCGACGCCGCCGCCTGGGCCCGGCCCCGGCCCTTGCCCCGGGCCTGCCTCCGCTTCGCCCGCGTCCCCCTCACCCGCTGATGTGGCCTACGAAGAAGGCCTGGCGCGCCTCAAGATCCGCGCGCTGGAGAAGCTGGAGGTGGACCGGCGGCTGGAGCGGCTGAGCGAGGAGGTGGAGCAGAAGATAGCGGGCCAGGTGGGCCGGCTGCAGGCCGAGCTGGAGCGCAAGGCGGCCGAACTGGAGACTGCGCGGCAGGAGAGTGCGAGGCTCGGGCGCGAGAAGGAGGAACTGGAGGAGCGCGCGTCTGAGCTCTCCCGCCAGGTAGACGTGAGCGTAGAGCTGCTGGCCTCACTCAAGCAGGACCTGGTGCACAAGGAACAGGAGCTGAGCCGGAAGCAGCA GGAGGTGGTGCAGATCGACCAGTTCCTGAAGGAGACGGCGGCGCGGGAGGCCAGCGCCAAGCTGCGGCTGCAGCAGTTCATTGAGGAGCTCCTTGAGCGGGCTGACCGTGCCGAGCGGCAGCTGCAGGTCATCAGCAGCAGCTGTGGCAGCACGCCCAGCGCCAGCCTGGGCCGTGGAGGTGGGGGCGGTGGTGCTGGCCCCAATGCCCGGGGCCCAGGCAGAATG CGAGAACACCACGCGGGCCCGGCCGTGCCTAACACATATGCAGTGTCACGGCATGGCTCCTCTCCCAGCACAGG GGCCTCCAGCCGTGTGCCAGCCGCATCCCAGAGCTCAGGCTGCTATGACAGTGACAGTCTGGAGCTGCCCAGGCCAGAGGAGGGGGCCCCTGAGGACAGTGGCCCTGGGGGCTTGGGCACACGGGCCCAGGCTGCCAACGGGGGCTCAGAGCGGTCCCAGCCCCCTCGCAGCTCAGGCCTGCGGCGCCAGGCCATCCAGAACTGGCAGCGCAGACCCCGCCGACACAGCACTGAGGGGGAAGAGGGTGATGTCTCCGACGTTGGCTCCCGAACCACTGAGTCAGAGGCTGAGGGACCGTTGGATGCGCCCCGCCCCGGGCCTGCTATGGCTGGGCCACTGAGCAGCTGCCGGCTCTCAG CCCGCCCCGAGGGAGGCAGTGGGCGGGGTCGGCGAGCAGAGAGGGGCAGCCCCTCACGCTCCAATGAGGTCATCAGCCCGGAGATCCTGAAGATGCGAGCTGCCCTCTTCTGCATCTTCACCTACTTGGACACGCGCACACTGCTGCATGCTGCCGAGGTCTGCCGGGACTGGCGCTTTGTGGCCCGCCACCCTGCAGTCTGGACGAGGGTGCTGCTTGAGAATGCCCGTGTCTGCTCCAAG TTCCTGGCAATGCTGGCTCAGTGGTGCACCCAGGCCCACTCTCTGACGCTACAGAACTTGAAGCCCCGGCAGCGGGGAAAGAAGGAGAGCAAGGAGGAGTACGCCCGGAGCACCCG GGGCTGCCTGGAAGCTGGGCTGGAGTCCCTGCTGAAGGCAGCTGGGGGGAACCTACTGATCCTGCGCATCTCCCACTGTCCAAACATCCTCACCGACCGCTCGCTCTGGCTGGCCAGCTGCTACTGCCGTGCGCTGCAGGCTGTCACGTACAG GAGTGCCACAGACCCTGTGGGCCATGAGGTCATTTGGGCCCTGGGCGCAGGCTGCAGAGAGATCGTCTCCCTCCAAGTGGCGCCACTTCACCCCTG CCAGCAGCCCACGCGCTTCAGTAACCGCTGCCTGCAGATGATTGGTCGCTGTTGGCCCCACCTGCGGGCCTTGGGGGTCGGGGGTGCCGGCTGTGGGGTGCAGGGCCTGGCATCACTCG cAAGAAACTGCATGCGGCTGCAGGTCCTGGAGCTTGACCATGTGTCAGAGATCACCCAGGAGGTGGCAGCAGAGGTCTGCCGGGAAGGCCTGAAGGGACTGGAGATGCTGGTGCTCACGGCGACTCCTGTCACCCCTAAGGCCCTACTGCACTTCAACA GCATCTGCCGGAACCTCAAGTCCATTGTGGTCCAAATTGGGATTGCGGATTATTTCAAAGAGCCCAGCAGCCCTGAGGCCCAGAAGCTGTTTGAGGACATGGTGACAAAACTCCAG GCTCTGCGACGGAGGCCCGGCTTCTCTAAGATTCTGCACATCAAGGTGGAAGGCGGCTGCTAA